Proteins found in one Triticum aestivum cultivar Chinese Spring chromosome 4D, IWGSC CS RefSeq v2.1, whole genome shotgun sequence genomic segment:
- the LOC123100812 gene encoding uncharacterized protein codes for MFYKIHSHAQIQDLQARSDELGHSNEHMDVNLVSLESVRIACESYALLCPLIMESGSWECPELDSLSVVAGLSLEIQKLEHDVLPQLMVQEAKLERGALEAILLMKNSEIKLSHLGKCFKEALGVLKEDLVSAQVKDLSIVLNDIVVHVLEGNCYGAWLQARLPVLIQLVTDVLETPVRFCDPDECSDE; via the coding sequence ATGTTCTACAAAATCCACTCCCATGCCCAAATCCAAGACCTGCAGGCCCGCTCCGATGAGCTGGGCCACTCCAATGAGCACATGGATGTGAATCTTGTCTCTCTGGAGTCGGTGCGCATAGCGTGCGAGTCGTATGCACTCCTCTGCCCGCTGATCATGGAGTCGGGGTCCTGGGAATGCCCGGAGCTGGATTCCCTCTCGGTCGTGGCAGGCTTGTCGCTGGAAATCCAAAAGCTGGAGCATGATGTGTTACCCCAGCTCATGGTTCAGGAGGCCAAGCTGGAACGGGGCGCCCTGGAAGCCATCCTACTCATGAAGAACTCAGAAATTAAGCTCTCACATCTGGGCAAGTGCTTTAAGGAAGCCTTGGGCGTATTGAAGGAGGATCTAGTCTCAGCCCAAGTCAAAGATCTGAGCATAGTGCTAAACGATATTGTTGTTCATGTACTCGAAGGTAATTGCTACGGTGCCTGGCTTCAGGCGCGTCTCCCGGTGCTGATCCAGCTGGTCACCGATGTGTTGGAGACCCCGGTTCGTTTCTGTGATCCTGATGAGTGCTCTGATGAGTAG